In Mercurialis annua linkage group LG6, ddMerAnnu1.2, whole genome shotgun sequence, the following are encoded in one genomic region:
- the LOC126685899 gene encoding 60S acidic ribosomal protein P1: MSNQELACTLAVLILHDDNVAITAEKIATLVKEANVPIESYWPRLFAKLAEKRNVDDLLMNVGSGGAAAPVAVGAPAGGAAAAAAAPAAEEKKEEPKEESDDDMGFSLFD, encoded by the exons ATGTCTAACCAAGAACTCGCTTGTACTTTGGCTGTCTTGATCCTCCACGACGATAATGTCGCCATCACT GCGGAGAAGATTGCTACCTTAGTGAAGGAAGCCAATGTGCCAATTGAATCATACTGGCCAAGGTTGTTTGCCAAGCTGGCTGAAAAGAGAAATGTCGACGATCTTTTAATGAACGTCGGTTCTGGCGGCGCTGCTGCTCCTGTTGCTGTTGGAGCTCCTGCTGGAGGTGCTGCGGCCGCGGCTGCTGCTCCTGCTGCTGAAGAGAAGAAG GAGGAGCCAAAGGAAGAAAGTGATGACGACATGGGCTTTAGCTTGTTCGATTAG